The Natrinema pellirubrum DSM 15624 region ACACCTCTCGCGAGTCGCCGTCAAGAACCACGCCAACGGCGCGAAAAACCCCCACGCCCAGTTAGGCTTCGAGTGTTCGCTCGAGGACGCCCAGTCCGCGCCGGTCGTCGCGGACCCGCTGAACCTCTATCACTGCTGTCCGACCTCGGACGGGGCGGCCTGTGCGCTGATCGTCAGCGAGGACGTCGTCGACGAGTACACGGACGATCCGATCCGGGTGGCCGGCGTCGGTGCTGGCAGCGACACCGTCGGGCTCTTCCAGCGTGACACCTACACCGGCATTCCGGCGAGCCAGCGGGCCGGCGAGCAGGCCTACGAGATGGCCGGCGTCGACCCCGACGACCTCGACTTCGCGGAGGTTCACGACTGCTTCGCCATCGCCGAACTGCTGGCCTACGAGGATCTTGGCTTCTGTGAGACCGGCGAGGCCGGCCGGCTGATCGAATCCGGGGCGACCGAGATCGGTGGCGACCTTCCCGTGAACACCTCCGGCGGCCTCAAGTCCAAGGGCCACCCCATCGGCGCGACGGGCGCCGGCCAGGTCGTCGAGGCGTACAAACAGCTCTCCGGCAACGCCGGCGAGCGACAGGTCGAGAACCCGACCCGCGGACTGACCCACAACGTCGGCGGCAGCGGTGGTGCCGCCGTCGTCCACGTCTTCGAGAAGGAACAGGAGGTGAAAGCATGAGCGCGATCACCGGCATCGGCGCGTACGCACCGCGGTTCCGCATCAGCAGCGAGGCCTTCGAAGAGGCGTGGGGGCAGTTCCACGCCGCCGGCGTCACCCAGAAGGCCGTCCCCGCGGCCGACGAGGACGCCCTGACCATAGGTTACGA contains the following coding sequences:
- a CDS encoding thiolase domain-containing protein is translated as MRDAYLVGAGQSDYGAFPSESYRSLFRTAFDAATDSVPKGLEADDVDEAVIGNLGVGGRQLGLSGPAVTEHVGLDGVPTTRVENACAASGFAVRQAVQAVKSGMADVVLAGGFEIMSDMSSDATKYWLGVSGETEWERLSGTTFSGVYAQMASVHMAQYGTTREHLSRVAVKNHANGAKNPHAQLGFECSLEDAQSAPVVADPLNLYHCCPTSDGAACALIVSEDVVDEYTDDPIRVAGVGAGSDTVGLFQRDTYTGIPASQRAGEQAYEMAGVDPDDLDFAEVHDCFAIAELLAYEDLGFCETGEAGRLIESGATEIGGDLPVNTSGGLKSKGHPIGATGAGQVVEAYKQLSGNAGERQVENPTRGLTHNVGGSGGAAVVHVFEKEQEVKA